AGTGAATATATGCGATGGAATAgggatggaattttgcctacGCCAATGGTCGAGATTCTTAAGAAGGATTTAAAagcttgaaaaatcttttggataaaatggatttagAATTGAGTGacattggaggaaatgaagtgcatgTGGATGGTGGTAAAAATTGAAAGATGAAGGGACAAAGGGaattagaaaatttgaagagCTCAGTAAActatgatggaaagggtttgGGAAGGGAATTCCTTGgctaatattgtatatttattatttgttttttcctcttttttattttttctttatttggtGAACTTTTTGTACCTACATGTTGTACCTTCTCTTCTTTTCATCTAATAGATCTtgttttgttattaaaaaaaaaaaaatctgaatgtatatttatgtggatgcaCATGCATGAGTGTGAGCATGGGGATGGTAATCATGTGCGCATATGGGACATGCATAGGCATGTGCATGAGCATAAAACATGTATGCATGTGTTTGCAGAAAATGACATGTAGGTATATCATGATGCATGAGTAGAAGATAGTATGAATGCATGTATGGACATGAACTCATGATTCATGGATAGGCATGGAGGGTTGaacatgtatgtatatgtatgaaatagAGTATGGGTCATGTGAGCATAACATGCTTATGCATATATGTCATGGGCCATGTATGCTACATGATGTATGTGTGCATAGTTAGCTTAGATGTGCATATGCATGTATTTTACATAAGAAGTGATGGATGCATGACAAGTATGGAAATGCATATGCATGGTTGAGAGGATGTATAAATGGCATGTAAGCAAAGACATGTATTGGTATGGAAAAATGTTTGAATAGATTTCTATGACTATATGCCAAGTCGTTGTGAAAAAATGCAAATACAACAGCAGCAAgctttaagtcccactagatggggttgactacatgaatcattttttgcCAATTCACCTGATCGAGAGCGTTTTCCTTTACTAGATTAAGAGTTGTTAATCCTTCTTCCCTACACCATTCATAGTTATTTTAGGTCTGCTCTTACCCCTTTTCATATAAAAAACAATAACTAATTCACTCCTTTTCAAAGGTGTGTTGCTAGGCTTATGTTTAAAATTCCCAAACCATCTAAATAgctcctcccttatcttgtcttcgatCGGTGCTATGTTAGTATGCCTAGATTATTAtgtatatgttcattccttaatttatctttcaatgtttatatcactcatccaccttaatattcacattttggaaacttttactttttttacatgtttcttagttgcccaacattttgaaccataaaacATAGTTGGCTTTATAGCcatctataaaattttcctttcaattttaaaggtattctatgaTCGCACAACATGCTTGGTGCATTCcaccattttacccaacttgttttaattttatgtattatATCCTCTTCAGTTTCCCCttccgcttgcataatagatccaagttttcaaaatctacaagtgctataaatttcttgattatcaagtttaatattttctcTACTACTTTTCCTTAcgttactaaaattacatttcatatattctgtcttattactacttatcctaaaacctttataATCTAAAATGGTTCTCCAAAGTTCTgacttagattccactccactcTTACTTTCATCAATTAAGACAATATTATCTAGAAACatcatacaccaagggatcttgTTTTGtatattcctagtaagttcatcaatcattAAAGTGAAAAGATAAAGGCTTAAAATggaaccttgatgtacacttgTTGTGATAGGAATATCTCTAGATTCCTCGCCTACATTTGTaatgctagtcattactctatcatatGTATCCTTAATGACCTTAGTATATCTAGAGCATATCCCTTTCTTTCTTAAGACTTATCAAAGAAATTttctaggtactctatcatatgctttctttagCTCAAtgaaaaaccatatgcaagtccctcatcaacttttttattattcttaaaaaataaatagctaTTGTTGCTAATCTCTcaagcataaaatcaaattgattctTTGAAACTTTTGTTTATAGTattattctttgttcaatgacCTATTTTCATAGTTTCATTGTATAACTCATAATTTTAGTTCTGTGATAgttattagaattttgaatatgGCCTTTGTTTTTGTATGAAAGTGTTAACGTGCTTTTCCTCCTTTCCTCTGGcattttttataattatgttgagtagattagttaaccatatacttccttTATCCTCTAAACAATTCCAAACTTCAATTACTGGGTCTTATAGATTTCCtactttttatcttttttaaagtcatcttaacttcaaggactctaattttgcgaataaatcttctATATTTATTCTTGTcgtcatttgtcacttccaagttcaatcttttcttttttattttcattaaataacttaccaAAGTATCTTTGCTACCTCTCTTTTGTGTTTTCTTCTCTAGTAATAACATCATCATTCTCGTCTTTTATACATGTTACATTACCTacatctttgcattttctttttctagctCCAGCAAGTTtttaatgtctttttctccttttatATCTAatctagtatataaagtatcactAGCTCTATGTTTGGCTTCACCAATagttttttttgcattttttcttgcctctttatacttttcatgGTTTTCTATATTTGTAAAAAAAGGGAATAAATATAGTGATAGTTTGATTCTTCGTTGCTGTAGTAAATAGGAGAGAAATTCGAATTTTTTCTCGTCTTTACAAAaacaggagaaaaaaaaaaaacaagtaattcaaataaaaaaactatGGTAAAAAAGAATCCTTTTGTAGCGaatcatttattaaaaaaattgataagCTTAACATAACGACTTTTTGGACTTCttaatcccaccaccaacttcCTTTATTACTCGAGTATCTGCCTGTGGCCTCACCCTAAAATCTTTTGCTATCATTATGATAGATTGATAGATTTAGCCATCCTATTCCTTACAGTATTCACATCTATCTTACCCCCTATTGcccaatcacactctttgattattttattttattttcatatttgaattttactatatttgcTCCCTTCAAGCTCCACTACCTAGTcttcttgtgttgatttatgttagtctttctcttccattttttagtacTTATATCTAATACTAGGACTCTGTCGAAATATGCAAATGCAAACATGAAATAAGGATtagtatgcatgtgcatggaTAGGCATGGATGTGTGCATGATTTGGCATGAATATACATGGAGATATGCATGAATGGTAGTATATGTGAAGAAAGCATGTGATGGTGATTTTGCTGGCAAGTATGTTCATGAATTTGCATGggatatgtgtgtgtatatgtgtatattcaAGCATGTGGAGCAGATATGGATGTATGTATAGAACTATAGATAGTTGTGAATACATGCAATTATGGATGTTCATGAGCTTGAGATCAAACCTGAATACAAATTAGCATGATTGGCTGCATGTATGTGTGAAAGTGTATATAGAGGGTACATGCATGCAAACAAGTGAAAATGAGTGAATTTACACATACCAATGCATATTGTGATGCATGTAGAATGCTAACATGGGCTTGAACATACTTGAGTAGTTGTCTTTGCTATTAGTGTCAAAAATCatccccccccaccccccccaaaaaaaaatgagGGTCAAAACCTAGGAGCAAAAGGTTTCTCCAAATGGTAAGATTTTGTGCTTTGTATGCATGTGCTTATAGGATATAATTGAAAAACACATAGGAGGAGGAGTGTCGTCTCcctaaagatttttttttttggggggcagGGGATTGTGAGACGCCTAGCACTGTAGTACAGTGTATTTTTTTGTCTTGTTCTTTGGTTAATAGTTTTTGTAGTGGTGGGAATATTCAATATTAAAGGGCTGGTAAATTGAACAAATGTGAAAAGAGTCACATGTCGTGATTGATTCAGCTTAAAAGGTAATCATAGGCTTATCAAGTACCATTTGTTAGGATGGGTGTGTAGGGGATATTAATAACTTCGTCTCGCATATCCATTCTCCCAAACCCTACTCTGATTATGTAGACCGAGACTACTGGTTCTAGGGTTAGCTTAGATGCCAAAATTGGTATTAATTAGGTGATTTAGCCATAACTAGGGCAAATAATAGGTTGATGACGATTCCTTTAGACATTTATAGATCCACAACCTCAAACCCACACTTTCAGTTTGCCGTGCGAGTTGAGGCGGTTTGGTTCATCCCCAGTTCGGGATGAGTCAACAGTCTACTATTGGTAACAACCAAGATCTTTTATCATTGATACTGATATACTTAATAACATTATTTGCTTTATGATTCTTTCAtggaatctttttttttttgacaagatTTATTTAATTTAACCAATGATATTAGACAGTtgcaccctctctctctctctctctctctctctctctctctctctctctctctctctgttgttTTCTGTTATGTTTCCAGGAAATTTTGGGAATGTCCAGTTGTGGTTCTCTGTTGTAGTGACTTTTGAGTTACCTTCATCTTCAACATGGCACACACAGGCACACTAAAATCATGCAAGAGTGAAGGCTTTAAATTATTTTCTGCTAATTTCCTTGTTCTGTTTAGCATTTGTTCTCTTTCGTCTGGTTATTGCCATGGTATAACTTGTACTTGATCCATTAGGTGGCGTATGAATAGACAGACATCCTCTTCTGTTTTTATTGAGGAAGACAATATGGTTTTTTGACCTGGTTTTACTACCCCACCCCCCCAATTAGGTAACTTGGATGAGAGAGTGAGCGAAAGGGTTTTGTATGATATTCTTATTCAAGCTGGGCGACTGGTAGACTTATACGTTCCTCGAGACAAGGAAACTGCTCGGTCCAAGGGTTATGCCTTTGCAGAGTATGAAACTGAGGAGATTGCAGAGTATGCTGTTAGACTTTTCTCTGGCCTTGTGACTCTCTACAATCGTACACTTAAATTTGCGGTGCGTTCCTGGAGTCTATGCTTCTTACAATCTAGCATTGcacaaaatttttttcttaaatctgTGTCCCCTCTAGTGGAAGCCCAGCTTGCTAGAAATGGTATATTAAGTTTCTGGTTTGAGCTTTTCATAGAAAATTGATCTTAATTTATATAGTCATATTTTTTTGAACTGTTTGAACTCTTCTATAATCTGGTTTAGCTTCTTGACAATGACTGGCTTCATCAGTCTGTTTTCATTTAGTGTTTGTGGGACAATAGGGGAGGaagggtatttttcaaattttaccaACCTGGGGAGAATGGCTAGACCTTAAGTCGAATTTTGCTGCTATAGGCTTTTAGCAAAATGATAGAACCACATTTGTTAATTGTCATTACTTTGGTGGTTCATGACTGTGTGGCAATTGTGGGATCTGTAGTAAACAGGGAGATTGCATGATGACTTATCTCTTAGTCttgcctttttatttatttttattttaatctaACTTTAGGTTTTATCTAATGACATATATATGGCTGTGGAAAAAACAGATATCTGGGAAAGACAAGCTCCTTCCTAACTTGTCTGTTGCAGTCATGCCTGCATCAAATTCACCACTTAAACCAAGGCTTCAACCTCCACCATTTGACAGAACAGAAGATTCTGAACATTCCACGAGATTATCTACCCCAGGCAGTTTTTCAGACTATCCAGTAAATTATTCTGAAGGTGATGAttactttctttttttattcAATTCTTTTGGTGTGCTATTTACCCCTTCATACTCATCATTCTATTActgaaattctatttttttggctttttccGTCATTCTTTTTGTTCCATACATGATGAATAATATCCTTCTCTTTTATCCAGTGCCAGTTTCCCATGGTTTGATACACCATTCTAATGGGTATGGGTCAAATTATGATGGCTACGATTATGGTTACAGTCGAAGAGTTCTTGGGGCAGCATTGGATAGTTTTACCCGCACTAGGTCGAGCCGCTATGATGCCAGTAACCCAATCACTCACTCCTCTTACTGATTTATCTCAGGCTGGTTAGAGATCAAGTCTCAATTGTAGTGCTAAATATGTGATGCTTTTGTATTCTTTGAGCAATTCAAGTTGTGCAGCTGTTGTGTGGGAAATATGCAAGGTTAGTGGAAGATACTCCAGTGCAATTAGAATAGTTTCTGACAGTTAGTCTGGTAGTCATGTCAATTGGTATACTAGTTCTGTTTATTATGTAGTGCTCCCATCTGTAGACTTGTCTAGTGGCATCTCTCATTTGCTTTTGCAAATGGTCTAAACTTGTTCCTTCGATTTTGAAGGATTCTCATCTATATTGGTAATCTGAAACTTATATATCCCAAAAAAGGAATGCCCCATTTCATTGCTCTCCCTCGACCCTGTTCTGCCTAAAAAAATCTAGCTTAAACTTCTAGTGCTGTGCAGAGAATTGGTTGCTGTTTTGTGCTACTGCAACGTTAGTCTACATAGATTTGCTGCAGTTTCGTGAAGTTCAATTTCTTTGCTTCTTATATTAACAAAATTATATGCAACTATTctcttctgatttttttttttaatggatatATAGTTTATCAAGAAGGATGAACTGTTTCATTCTTTGAGATTGGGGCTGTAGCAGTAATTTGGAGGGAGTTGGTTTAATTGGTTCTACTGTGTTGACTTACTCTCACATTTTTCTTGGTTAGCAAAATTTTTACCAGTTTCTATCTCTGAATTTTGCTGTTATTTTCACTAATTCCTGCTATTATTAGCAACTGGTTTTGCACTGTTCAGCCAGTTATTCCATTCCAACTGAAAGTAtgcatcatcatcttcatttgTTGAAGCACACAGGTTGTGTTTGGGAATGTGGATTTGAAGTCtcagatttggatttgtatggatttgatCGAAATTTagtacaattttgtattatattttgttcaaattcacacaaatccagaTTCAAGCTCCCAAATATAGAGTTTGTGTCTAAATTGAACTCGCGGGAGGGGGTGATAGGGGAAGGTCTGAACAGTTGCTATACTTTACATTGCTCCCTATGAGACAATCCAATTCAATTGTGAGAGAAGTCAGATTATCCACCAAGTGAATAAGGTTGAAGTTcgagaaaagaaaaactttttaaTCAATTTTGTATGCATATTGTATGCATTGTATGATGACCGAGCAGAACCTGGGAACAAGTAAGGTTATGAGTGAGTCAAGTTAGGTCAATTAGTTGGCCTTGGGCTTGACCTTGTTCAAGTTTGAGGCATGCTCGAGTTACTTGCCTAATTTAATAGGATGAGTATCAAAGAGCGACGCTGGCTGCATACTAATGGTTGGATATAGAGTggaaaatttttgattttttttttgcctcTTTTTGGCAAGTCCTTTATTATAAACAAATTGAACTTAATCTAGTTGTGTTCAAGAATTTAACTTAATTTTGGGTTTGAGTCTATTAATTATGAGGTACATCGGGttacacaacaacaacaaaatcaagcctagGTCGACTAAGTGGGATCGGCTATGTGAATTCTTTTTCGTCAATTAATGCCATCATGGACTATATTTTTGATAAATTTAagaatattaaattcttactattTCCTCCTCATCGGGTTAGAATTTAATAATTGTATAATCCATTAAGTTTAGAGTTGAATTTCAAACTTCACATATTTaagtttattatatttaaatattctaTTGTCTCCTCCAAATTCACTAAATTCAAACGCACACTAAAcacaagttatttaattaatacaCATACAAAATTTGGATGAATTAATGAACCATGAAACAGAAAACACATTTGTATCCTAATTTATAAATTTGATTCTATTTCTCTCATTTTGGTTTCATTTATACGTACCAAATGTGTAGCTATATATgaagataaaaaataaagaaacaattTAGATGGGACTCCTTTTACTTATTGGGTATGcacataaaaaaattaaattaaagattTATGTTGCGTTTGGGAACATAAATTTCGgaccttgaatttagatttgagtATCTATGCAttaattttaatacaatttaatattatatcttattcaaattcaatgGTCTAATCAAATTTAAGGTTAATTCTAATTGTTAATGTGATAAAATGTCTATACAAGTGGATTAACAAGTGCCCGCTTCTATTACTTCAACTCTTTCACATGATAAATTCTAACAGATAATGTGACATCACATTATTTTACTATGTTTGGTTGTTTAGGTTTTGAGACTTCGATTTATATTTGTATAGAATTGGTCACTTTTATGTTTTGTTTGGAATTCGGAAAATATTAGagtaaagaaaggaaaatatcataaaaaaaaaaaaaaatacattttcatgtttggttatcaaggaaagtggaaacaagaacaaaaaatttattggatctatgaacaaaattttaattctacaagtcattaatatttagtttttttactcatattaaaataaactatcattttttatagtatttaatagagaatgAAAGtataaggaaaaatggattttcttcttaatttcttttcctttcccttaaCTAAAATCTTTAATCCAAATGGATCTTTATGCCCTATTTGGAAATCAGAAGATATTaggaaaagggaagaaaaatattaagaaattaacatttaaagaaaataaaaaataagtcaaatttatgaataaaattttaattttacacattattgatatttaattttttttaattttttagttatATTAAGACAAACTTATGCTATTTAATATAATAGGAAAATATTAGGGAAAATgagtttcttccttatttttctttcatttggaactcaaaaaatattgagaaaaaataaaaaatatcaagaaattcacatttttatgtttgttatcaaggaaagaaaaaaaactaaaaaaaaaaaaaaaccaaatccaTAAATAAAATTTCGATGTTACacataattaatataatttttttaaaaattttaatcatattaaaataaactttcattttttgataatatttaagggttcgtttggatcaaggattttagttaagaaaagaaaaggaaaggaaaataagatgaaaatttattttttattatatttttctttaatatcaaatactattaaaattttaatatgctaaaaattaagaaaaatcaaatgtaagtatgtaaaatcaaatttttattgaCTAATTTGATATATCTTTTGTGTTTAttcttacttttcttgataaccaagtATGAAAAAGTGAATATTTTCATACTTTCTCAAAAATTTTCCAAGCTCCAAAGATACactaatagagaaggaaaatggaaaggaaaatgagtttttttttttttttttctgaagtaAAATTCTTGATTCGAAATTCAAATAGACCCTTAATGAATTTTAATCTGAGCATAACCAGTCAAATTTTTTTTCACAATAATCTCACAATTTTCATGACTATTTATTAGTGGACAAATCAGCCATGGAAGCCCTTGTACGTCGTTGCTCCTTGGTCCATCATCTTGTTGAAATTGAGCTAGAGGAAACAAAGAAACTTatgaagtagagagagagagagagagagagagagaggaccaaAAAGTATTGAACAGTAAAAGTATTGTGAGGAACAGTTATGTTTAAAAATAAgtactaattaaaaattaatatatttaattattttttacttaaaaattataattaaaattttaaagtaaaaaaaatattggTAGTAAAAAAGGGGGCTGAGAATTAAAACTAATTAATTGTCATCAAATTTAATGTGTTA
The sequence above is a segment of the Malania oleifera isolate guangnan ecotype guangnan chromosome 8, ASM2987363v1, whole genome shotgun sequence genome. Coding sequences within it:
- the LOC131161292 gene encoding uncharacterized protein LOC131161292, encoding MSGNTQRSVYVGNLDERVSERVLYDILIQAGRLVDLYVPRDKETARSKGYAFAEYETEEIAEYAVRLFSGLVTLYNRTLKFAISGKDKLLPNLSVAVMPASNSPLKPRLQPPPFDRTEDSEHSTRLSTPGSFSDYPVNYSEVPVSHGLIHHSNGYGSNYDGYDYGYSRRVLGAALDSFTRTRSSRYDASNPITHSSY